A stretch of Bacillota bacterium DNA encodes these proteins:
- the ccsA gene encoding cytochrome c biogenesis protein CcsA, whose amino-acid sequence MKLLFDVLAALAFAAYLAAAAASFWPRGTAGERRGRLAPGLAAAGFAAHTIALGVRIGMSGRLPVANSYEFLLTLAWATAGVFLILPSRVKAAAPGGPVLLLAALFLGVAVFLLPGPQKTVLPLPPALKSGWLAVHVLTAVLAYAAFAAGAGVAAVCLFRKDEDASRSLEEVISRVTFFGFAMLSLTIVCGAVWAEQAWGSYWSWDPKETWSLLTWIVYALYLHLRKKRQWRGKTSAAMVLLGFLLVMFTFFGVNYFMRGLHSYL is encoded by the coding sequence TTGAAGCTGCTGTTTGACGTTCTCGCGGCTCTGGCTTTCGCGGCCTACCTCGCGGCCGCGGCCGCCTCTTTCTGGCCCCGGGGTACTGCGGGCGAGAGGCGGGGGAGGCTTGCCCCCGGGCTCGCTGCCGCCGGCTTCGCGGCCCACACAATTGCCCTTGGGGTGCGCATCGGGATGAGCGGCCGCCTCCCGGTCGCCAACAGCTACGAGTTCCTTCTTACCCTCGCCTGGGCCACGGCAGGTGTCTTCCTGATCCTCCCTTCCCGGGTGAAGGCGGCAGCTCCCGGGGGGCCGGTCCTGCTCCTCGCGGCGCTGTTCCTCGGGGTGGCCGTTTTCCTCCTCCCCGGCCCCCAGAAAACCGTGCTTCCCCTGCCCCCGGCGCTCAAGAGCGGGTGGCTCGCCGTCCACGTCCTGACGGCGGTCCTGGCCTACGCGGCGTTTGCGGCCGGGGCCGGGGTTGCCGCCGTCTGCCTCTTCAGGAAAGATGAGGACGCCAGCAGGAGTCTCGAGGAGGTCATCTCCAGGGTCACCTTCTTCGGCTTTGCCATGCTCTCGCTCACCATCGTCTGCGGCGCCGTCTGGGCGGAGCAGGCCTGGGGCTCCTACTGGAGTTGGGACCCGAAGGAAACGTGGTCGCTCCTCACCTGGATCGTGTACGCCCTCTACCTCCACCTCCGGAAGAAGCGCCAGTGGAGGGGAAAGACTTCGGCCGCGATGGTTTTGTTGGGCTTTCTCCTGGTCATGTTTACTTTCTTTGGAGTGAATTACTTCATGAGGGGTCTGCACAGCTATCTTTAA